The following are encoded in a window of Plasmodium vivax chromosome 10, whole genome shotgun sequence genomic DNA:
- a CDS encoding MB2 protein, putative (encoded by transcript PVX_080420A; Apicoplast targeted protein. Curated by Stuart Ralph, Walter and Eliza Hall Institute of Medical Research, Australia.) translates to MFGGWLLAPTTLLIVLYSSLRAKPNCCYAYKLPTGRVSSSPFNPCVQLRQRKGSLVRGNFCGRDDIVAAKRTASISDGDVLGGVDPLGSPPRWSRPSGWNAAGSLSQRVALTQAKWQKGNINRGNESKKKSTRLFLLRSEHSGFPPIGRNAWGGNAPICARPPKRSERNVTEEGNHGEDEGGGNSEIITNVEAVPPNGGNNKKRKYAKVREEKKKGNLPNVEGERFTGVATALEEKEVKRVKGVTNFGSNSISGETNASVRRSSNPRRGNQRSRDEPLYTTDRGNTHSASHGQAAPPSLYQRRGSEKEEKYKESHRESCKTNAYRYPPQLRTPEGDAPSEEDVGKTLEGEVYSVSPNAVLVKIKNTNHFGMLFKRRCNFGDDVGDLNEYFQVKQKICVKTLGINMKKKLFYLGNVIRYNPDVKLKEGDTSKGLITKLCESYLFVKVLKNGSTGYLHRSKLFRPWERQNEGQQKGERQKGEQQLGRHNHRWSSLLKMAQFTQLFNIWDIIDVEIYERPDANFKSNYILTIPEGSKTFGKLLAYFDSLSGGDPFAHKGGDDRFAHKGGEGPLLTQGGNTPVEDPSDGEAGDRRKRRSRASPSREGEHHEDSTRDEQRTPPRGYPFSKKNKETLHKERASTKMYRVPENATLSVFAKMTKISPSALKKFFIINESREYQSGHVLSADQMRKASDHFGVSCVVDVGGGGGQLGGAQLEVVTPGEEPTGESSRGEEAPPNGGTKLVLHTNRVESDPHIACPTENPREKSKKRNMVVTFIGHINHGKTSLFDYICKTKEREKEKGLITQNIRAFKVNSQSNDFSFTLIDTPGHEAFMPIRTRGVNISDLSILVISGEEGIQEQTVECIKLIKEHHIRVVIAVTKVDLPNVSVDRIVNDLVYYEIYTEMNGGDVQVVPCSIFNEKSVDKLVDAIFLESAFLESAVLESAVLESAVLESAVLEPPFLEPTSLEAPSGEGQTGGGVILDSFVDKNGIVSINLVQSGTLRVNDHFYAGSSYGKVKIMKDHLNKKVKVARASDPVMVIGYEKNSVPVAGDKFFVVQNEAVAEEIAKHHKNELLTLQMRGFSYGQEEGGLDRYREYIIREGAAIPEEERKQNGGDNPQEGQQEGRQEERQEERQVEDAPGKASLGEAAPREAAPVREKDPKTVYVNYFVKCDKQGTIEVLKNCLQRLEAKDTLHRVKNKIVFSSIGDITASDITYAQSFNAIIIGFNVKLSKSCPKNAKHLLSAAKASCRFIYANVLYDLISQVEGVMKEKLSSKPRGTYKGQATILKVFNVSKLGKVAGCVVNSGTVNNHSNVRILRNDRVIHIGKIVSLKIAKEEKEQVRQGDECGMGFEDFVDFLPGDAVESYQE, encoded by the coding sequence ATGTTCGGCGGCTGGTTGCTTGCCCCAACCACACTGCTAATCGTACTCTATAGCTCTCTACGCGCGAAGCCAAACTGCTGCTACGCTTACAAGTTACCGACGGGCAGAGTGAGCAGTTCGCCGTTTAACCCATGTGTGCAATTAAGACAAAGGAAAGGATCCCTCGTTCGAGGGAACTTCTGCGGTCGAGATGATATCGTGGCAGCTAAAAGGACGGCTAGCATTTCTGATGGGGATGTACTTGGGGGAGTCGACCCCTTGGGTTCCCCACCGAGGTGGAGTAGACCCAGCGGTTGGAACGCAGCAGGTAGTCTTAGCCAACGGGTAGCACTAACGCAGGCGAAGTGGCAGAAGGGGAACATCAATAGGGGAAatgagagcaaaaaaaaaagtacacgaCTCTTCCTGCTTAGGAGTGAGCATAGTGGATTCCCACCCATCGGGCGCAACGCCTGGGGAGGGAACGCCCCCATCTGTGCGAGACCCCCGAAAAGAAGCGAGCGCAACGTCACAGAGGAAGGGAATCACGGTGAGGACGAAGGAGGAGGTAACAGTGAAATCATCACGAATGTCGAAGCAGTACCTCCCAATGGGGGGAACaacaaaaagaggaagtacGCCAAAGTgagagaggaaaagaaaaaaggaaatttgcCAAACGTCGAGGGGGAGCGGTTCACTGGGGTAGCCACCGctttggaggaaaaagaagtgaAGCGGGTGAAAGGCGTAACCAACTTTGGAAGCAACTCAATAAGTGGCGAGACCAATGCTTCGGTCAGAAGAAGCTCCAACCCACGGAGGGGAAACCAAAGGAGCAGGGATGAACCTCTTTACACCACTGATCGGGGGAATACCCACAGTGCATCACACGGGCAAGCCGCACCACCGTCGCTTTAccaaaggaggggaagcgaaaaagaggaaaagtaCAAAGAAAGCCACCGCGAGAGTTGCAAAACGAATGCTTATAGATACCCCCCCCAGTTGAGGACCCCCGAAGGAGATGCGCCCAGCGAAGAAGACGTAGGGAAAACCCTCGAAGGGGAAGTATACTCTGTCAGTCCAAACGCAGTTctagtgaaaataaaaaatacaaaccaTTTTGGAATGCTCTTTAAAAGGAGATGTAACTTTGGAGACGACGTAGGAGACCTGAATGAGTATTTCCaagtgaagcaaaaaatttgtgtaaaaaCTTTAggcataaatatgaaaaagaaattgttcTATTTAGGTAACGTGATTAGGTACAATCCAGATGTGAAGCTGAAGGAGGGAGACACGTCCAAGGGGCTGATCACCAAATTGTGTGAGTCCTACCTGTTCGTTAAGGTTTTGAAGAATGGCAGCACGGGGTACCTGCATAGGTCCAAGCTGTTTCGCCCGtgggagcggcaaaatgaggggcagcaaaagggggagcggcaaaagggggagcaacaGCTGGGAAGACACAACCACAGGTGGAGCAGCCTTCTGAAGATGGCCCAATTTACCCAGCTGTTTAACATTTGGGACATTATAGACGTCGAAATTTATGAGCGGCCTGATGCGAACTTTAAATCGAACTACATTCTGACCATCCCGGAGGGGTCCAAGACGTTTGGCAAGCTGCTTGCCTATTTTGACTCCCTGTCGGGGGGTGACCCGTTTGcgcacaaagggggggatgaCCGGTTTGcgcacaaagggggggaagggccaCTTCTTACTCAGGGAGGGAATACCCCCGTGGAGGACCCCTCCGATGGGGAGGCAGGCGACCgcaggaagaggagaagcagggCGAGTCCCTCCAGGGAGGGAGAACACCACGAAGATTCAACTCGCGATGAGCAGagaacccccccccgtgggtaccctttttcaaaaaagaataaagaGACGCTCCATAAGGAGAGAGCATCCACGAAGATGTACCGAGTGCCAGAAAATGCAACCCTGTCCGTCTTCGCCAAGATGACAAAAATATCCCCATCGGCTctgaagaaattttttataatcaacGAGAGTAGGGAGTACCAGTCGGGGCATGTGCTGAGTGCCGACCAGATGAGGAAAGCGAGTGATCATTTTGGCGTCAGCTGTGTGGTCGACGTTGGTGGGGGAGGCGGTCAATTGGGAGGCGCCCAATTGGAAGTGGTTACCCCAGGGGAGGAGCCAACTGGGGAAAGCAGCCGTGGAGAGGAGGCCCCCCCCAATGGGGGAACCAAACTGGTGCTGCACACTAACCGTGTGGAGAGTGATCCGCACATTGCCTGCCCAACAGAGAACCCAAgggagaaaagcaaaaagcgAAACATGGTGGTGACCTTCATTGGGCACATCAACCATGGGAAGACGTCGCTGTTCGATTACATATGCAAAACGAaggagagggaaaaggaaaagggactCATCACGCAGAACATAAGAGCCTTCAAAGTGAATTCCCAAAGCAACGACTTCTCATTTACCCTCATCGACACCCCAGGGCACGAAGCCTTTATGCCAATTAGAACCAGAGGAGTGAACATTTCGGACTTAAGCATTTTGGTGATTTCCGGAGAGGAGGGAATACAGGAGCAGACGGTGGAGTGCATCAAGCTGATTAAGGAGCACCACATTCGAGTCGTAATAGCAGTGACTAAGGTAGATTTGCCCAACGTGTCCGTGGACCGAATTGTTAACGATTTGGTTTACTACGAGATTTACACGGAGATGAATGGGGGAGATGTGCAGGTGGTTCCctgctccatttttaatgagAAGTCGGTGGACAAGCTGGTAGATGCGATATTTCTAGAATCGGCATTTCTAGAATCGGCAGTATTAGAATCGGCAGTATTAGAATCGGCAGTATTAGAATCGGCAGTTTTagaacccccttttttagaACCCACTTCTTTAGAAGCACCGTCAGGGGAGGGCCAAACCGGCGGGGGAGTCATCCTCGACTCGTTCGTGGACAAAAATGGAATCGTGTCGATTAACCTGGTGCAGAGCGGGACCCTGCGAGTGAATGACCACTTCTATGCCGGTTCGTCCTACGGCAAGGTGAAGATAATGAAGGACCATCTGAATAAGAAGGTGAAAGTTGCCCGTGCCTCCGACCCGGTGATGGTGATAGGCTACGAGAAGAACTCCGTGCCGGTTGCAGGGGACAAATTTTTTGTCGTGCAGAACGAGGCAGTCGCGGAGGAAATTGCAAAGCATCACAAAAACGAGCTGCTAACTTTGCAGATGCGGGGGTTCAGCTACGGGCAGGAGGAGGGCGGCCTGGATCGCTACCGGGAGTATATCATTCGGGAGGGTGCCGCAATCCCTGAGGAGGAGCGGAAGCAGAATGGGGGGGACAACCCGCAGGAGGGGCAGCAAGAGGGGCGGCAAGAGGAGCGGCAAGAGGAGCGGCAAGTGGAGGATGCCCCTGGAAAAGCTTCGCTTGGGGAGGCCGCTCCTAGGGAAGCCGCCCCCGTTCGAGAGAAAGACCCCAAGACGGTCTACGTGAACTACTTTGTCAAATGCGACAAGCAGGGAACGATTGAGGTTTTAAAGAATTGCCTCCAAAGGTTGGAAGCGAAGGATACGCTGCACCgagtgaaaaacaaaattgtctTTTCCAGCATCGGAGACATCACCGCCAGTGACATCACCTATGCGCAGAGTTTCAACGCCATCATCATTGGGTTTAATGTGAAGCTGTCCAAGAGCTGCccgaaaaatgcaaagcaTCTGCTGAGCGCTGCGAAAGCTAGCTGCAGATTTATCTACGCGAATGTCCTGTACGATTTGATTAGCCAGGTGGAAGGCGTAATGAAGGAGAAACTGAGCTCCAAACCGAGGGGCACTTACAAAGGGCAGGCAACCATTTTGAAAGTTTTTAATGTTTCCAAACTGGGGAAGGTGGCCGGGTGTGTGGTCAACAGTGGTACCGTTAACAACCACAGCAATGTGCGTATTTTGAGGAACGACCGAGTCATTCACATTGGAAAGATCGTGTCGCTTAAGATTgccaaggaggagaaggagcagGTCCGGCAGGGCGACGAGTGCGGCATGGGCTTCGAGGACTTCGTGGATTTTCTCCCGGGGGACGCGGTGGAGTCGTACCAGGAGTAG
- a CDS encoding transporter, putative (encoded by transcript PVX_080425A), which produces MDVTSTLLDKSDSVAGDPSDAVPGAKKFFFSSIGKAHMINVLYGVGYTVQIAMLPYMLISSGAGIEHNGYLLTLFSLLQFVGSTFFGRLADIWGVKKSFYLSLCSSSLMYLMLPACRATWAYYVSFLPSFFMQTFQASSLLVCLKTDSEKRTAAIGYLNLSYGMGIILGSLIAGLMVNYVGPRGNLLIALGSQIAALYVAKTLSEDPKLLKPVNLGDIKMREILSSIQNEYARVLNLFRKTYGMCLLILFGLLPILMTKFAFAPVVVDMFKLTPSHTSYLMTYAGIVTIIAEGLLAPYLSSILGDITCCKYSVPLTLAGFLALSLCGANEYLVLLFMSIPLCGGALLYICGTSQMTKRVEESELGTAIGLNTSIFYAVTIVAPYLAFKSYLALGLGLYWLLCALICLVITTYIFALDKFTLQIFEEDGDSLETMFSSVKLAW; this is translated from the exons ATGGACGTCACTTCCACCCTGCTAGACAAAAGCGACAGCGTCGCAGGCGACCCGTCGGACGCCGTCCCAGGGGCAAAGAAGTTCTTCTTCTCATCAATTG gTAAAGCTCATATGATAAATGTCCTCTACGGGGTTGGCTACACAGTACAAATTGCGATGCTGCCCTACATG CTGATCAGCTCCGGCGCCGGCATAGAACACAACGGATACCTCTTGACCCTCTTCTCCCTGCTCCAGTTCGTGGGGTCCACGTTTTTTGGGAGGCTGGCCGACAT ATGGGGGGTGAAGAAATCCTTCTACCTGTCCCTCTGCTCCTCCAGCCTGATGTACCTCATG ctGCCGGCATGCAGGGCCACCTGGGCGTACTACGTGAGCTTCCTACCCTCGTTCTTCATGCAAACCTTCCAAGCCTCCTCCCTCCTGGTGTGCCTCAAAACGGACAGCGAAAAGAGAACGGCTGCCATAGGGTACCTGAACCTCAGTTACGGCATGGGCATCATCCTAGGGAGTCTCATCGCCGGGCTTATGGTCAACTACGTCGGTCCAAGAGGCAATCTCCTCATCGCACTGGGATCCCAAATAGCAGCATTGTACGTAGCCAAAACGTTGAGTGAGGACCCGAAGCTTTTAAAACCAGTCAACCTAGGAGACATCAAAATGAGAGAAATTTTAAGTAGCATACAGAATGAATATGCACGTGTTTTAAATCTATTTCGGAAGACCTATGGCATGTGTTTATTAATTCTCTTCGGCTTGCTTCCCATCCTGATGACCAAATTTGCCTTTGCCCCTGTAGTAGTGGACATGTTTAAGCTGACCCCATCACATACATCCTACCTGATGACGTATGCAGGCATCGTAACAATCATCGCAGAGGGCCTCTTGGCCCCCTACCTCAGCTCCATCTTAGGAGACATAACTTGCTGCAAATATTCTGTCCCTTTAACGTTAGCGGGATTTTTAGCACTCTCTTTATGTGGGGCAAATGAGTACCTAGTCCTTTTGTTCATGTCCATTCCTCTTTGTGGAGGGGCCTTGCTATACATTTGTGGGACTAGTCAAATGACAAAGCGGGTTGAGGAATCCGAGTTGGGGACTGCCATTGGTTTGAACACCTCCATCTTTTACGCCGTCACCATAGTGGCGCCGTACTTGGCCTTCAAGTCGTACCTCGCCCTGGGGTTGGGTCTCTACTG GCTGCTCTGCGCCCTCATCTGCCTAGTCATCACCACGTACATTTTCGCCCTGGACAAGTTCACGCTGCAAATTTTTGAGGAGGACGGTGACAGCCTGGAAACCATGTTCTCCAGCGTCAAGTTGgcttggtaa
- a CDS encoding hypothetical protein, conserved (encoded by transcript PVX_080430A), whose translation MSTTNPTGETTEWDDLQRKYGNLPPLEKEVKEEEIYLSNLEKLQKINPLERKNLHELTLLEESCVDEEYLKIIERYKANRMNEINRSRLLDVFGEVYEISKDNFLCEVNEASRRKNPLGEQGGRSVESTRGNEDLEDEEEAAASAFASASAGAPVEDADGTHVVVHLYSDNVLACKVLNNVLSQMAKKHKYVKFTKGVYNRIVENFPEFKLPTLLIYYNGACIHQICDLMSSIRGGVKNLTLKTFEQLMAKYNILRYPPSWMHSGQSLSDHTIDGSEEESEDGGRYAERGSDGLRDGTSRTDRYAEKGSRVRTHKQYTSFNMFRRKNTNGDYSSDEGGWKSRGYASSMLDRKVSQSEL comes from the coding sequence ATGTCGACGACGAACCCCACGGGGGAGACCACCGAGTGGGACGACCTGCAAAGGAAGTACGGCAAtttgccccccctggagaaggaggtgaaggaggaagaaatctACCTGAgcaatttggaaaaactgCAGAAAATCAACCCGCTGGAGAGAAAGAACCTGCACGAGCTGACCTTGCTGGAGGAGAGCTGCGTCGACGAGGAGTACCTCAAAATTATTGAGAGGTACAAAGCGAATCGGATGAACGAAATAAACAGAAGTAGGTTGCTCGACGTGTTTGGCGAAGTGTACGAAATTTCGAAGGACAACTTCCTGTGCGAGGTGAACGAGGCCAGTAGGAGGAAGAACCCCCTGGGAGAGCAGGGCGGCCGATCGGTGGAAAGCACCCGGGGGAATGAGGATttagaagatgaagaagaagcagccgCATCGGCATTCGCATCCGCATCGGCCGGCGCACCCGTGGAAGACGCAGACGGCACGCACGTCGTGGTACACCTTTACTCGGACAACGTCCTCGCATGCAAAGTGCTCAATAACGTCCTAAGCCAGATGGCCAAAAAACACAAATACGTCAAATTCACCAAAGGGGTGTATAACCGAATTGTAGAAAATTTTCCCGAGTTTAAGTTGCCCACTCTCctcatttattataatggTGCATGCATACATCAAATTTGTGACCTGATGAGTAGCATACGGGGAGGGGTAAAGAACTTGACTTTGAAGACGTTTGAGCAGTTGATGGctaaatataacattttgaGGTACCCCCCAAGTTGGATGCACAGCGGACAGAGTCTCAGTGACCACACGATTGATGGTAGTGAGGAGGAGAGTGAGGATGGGGGTCGGTACGCTGAGCGGGGGAGCGATGGGCTTCGTGATGGCACCAGTCGCACCGATCGCTATGCCGAGAAAGGCTCTCGCGTTAGAACGCATAAGCAGTACACTTCTTTTAATATGTTTCGTAGGAAGAATACAAATGGGGACTACTCCTCCGACGAGGGGGGGTGGAAATCCAGGGGCTACGCCTCCTCCATGCTCGACCGGAAGGTTAGTCAAAGTGAGTTATAG
- a CDS encoding tRNA pseudouridine synthase, putative (encoded by transcript PVX_080435A; Apicoplast targeted protein. Curated by Stuart Ralph, Walter and Eliza Hall Institute of Medical Research, Australia.), whose protein sequence is MSVVLFLLHLCAFLKIESKRVSKRILNVKVIRRGGPFFVGTKSRYMFRVKRSKMALHTVGGEAIPGELSALKEGPSPSGADEASAVGSPAKEATPPSDAATQNRPKLTNLLLIVDYDGTNYSGWTGVENCSDIYLSATRNYKRAATEKKPKGESKCDSVQNVILNCLLKIHGYADQWDKHANDVKSNLKAFEFIGVSRTDKGVHAKEYVCQYVSYERPPPCEGNLQKVKMALNGLLNRDIRILGVLNAPSHDFNVRFNNWGKIYTYNFDTRIPSQPLERNYAWQLYDDPRFAFLLRESAKTEKNKKKEQREGGTRCQGSSVMTNELPDVDQNLSFLFGGHAAPDGPAASEAAICDDLHCGEEAAQPLTELPTELPTQPPPKPPTELPPKPPTPADVSHCVRIINRTGGSSSAIPCDVEKIKECCKLFLGRHSFELFRGTLKGTEKQKQVNPFCNISFLELHQLRSNIYQFVIQGDRFLYHMIRIIVGTLVQVGVGLLSYEDVRDALHFSKPLKVKLCAPAQGLCLTKILFPPAVQRGISASLLSR, encoded by the coding sequence ATGAGTGTcgtccttttcctcctccatctGTGTGCCttcttaaaaatagaaaGCAAAAGGGTCTCGAAGAGGATCCTCAACGTGAAGGTGATTCGTCGGGGGGGACCCTTTTTTGTGGGAACCAAGTCGCGTTATATGTTCAGGGtgaaaagaagcaaaatggcgCTGCACACcgttgggggggaggccatCCCGGGCGAGTTAAGCGCTCTCAAGGAGGGACCTTCTCCAAGCGGTGCAGATGAGGCGTCCGCGGTGGGTAGCCCTGCAAAGGAGGCCACCCCCCCAAGTGATGCCGCCACGCAGAACCGCCCCAAACTGACAaacctcctcctcatcgtggACTACGACGGCACGAACTACAGCGGGTGGACGGGCGTCGAAAACTGCAGCGACATTTACCTGAGCGCAACGAGGAATTACAAAAGGGCAGCCACCGAGAAGAAGCCAAAAGGAGAGTCCAAATGTGACAGCGTGCAAAACGTCATCCTGAATTGCCTTCTGAAGATCCATGGCTATGCAGATCAATGGGACAAACATGCAAATGATGTGAAATCCAATTTGAAGGCCTTCGAATTTATAGGCGTAAGTAGAACGGACAAGGGGGTTCACGCCAAGGAGTATGTGTGTCAATACGTATCCTATGAGAGGCCCCCCCCGTGTGAGGGCAACTTGCAGAAGGTTAAAATGGCTCTAAATGGCCTACTAAATAGGGACATCCGAATTCTGGGCGTGCTTAATGCACCCTCCCACGACTTTAATGTAAGGTTTAATAATTGGGGGAAAATTTACACGTACAATTTTGACACTCGGATTCCGAGCCAGCCTTTGGAGAGGAACTACGCATGGCAGCTGTATGACGACCCGAGGTTTGCGTTTCTCCTTCGGGAGAGTGccaaaacagaaaaaaataaaaaaaaggagcaacgGGAGGGGGGCACCCGCTGCCAGGGTAGCAGCGTGATGACGAACGAGCTGCCCGATGTAGACCAAAATTTGAGTTTCCTGTTTGGCGGCCACGCTGCGCCAGATGGTCCAGCCGCCAGTGAAGCGGCCATCTGTGACGATCTCCACtgcggggaagaagcggcccAACCGCTGACCGAACTGCCAACCGAGCTGCCAACCCAACCGCCGCCCAAACCGCCGACCGAACTGCCGCCAAAACCACCGACCCCCGCGGACGTCTCCCACTGCGTGCGCATAATCAACCGcacggggggaagcagctcGGCCATACCCTGCGACGTGGAGAAAATCAAGGAGTGCTGCAAGCTGTTCTTAGGACGCCACAGCTTCGAACTCTTTCGCGGGACATTGAAAGGGACAGAAAAGCAGAAGCAGGTGAACCCGTTTTGCAACATCTCCTTTTTAGAGTTGCACCAATTGAGAAGTAATATTTACCAGTTTGTCATTCAGGGAGATCGGTTCCTCTACCACATGATTAGGATAATCGTGGGGACTCTAGTTCAGGTGGGAGTCGGGCTGCTTTCCTACGAGGACGTGCGGGACGCCCTTCACTTTAGCAAGCCGCTCAAGGTGAAGCTGTGCGCCCCTGCGCAGGGCCTCTGCCTCACCAAgattttgttcccccccgctgTGCAGAGGGGGATTTCCGCTTCGCTGCTGTCGCGATAG
- a CDS encoding 40S ribosomal protein S14-2, putative (encoded by transcript PVX_080440A), producing the protein MASKKVKAPQPETAIVSGPQPKEGELVFGVAHIFASFNDTFIHVTDLSGRETLVRITGGMKVKADRDESSPYAAMMAAQDVAARLKELGVSAIHIKLRASGGTKSKTPGPGAQSALRALARSGLKIGRIEDVTPIPTDSTRKKSGRRGRRL; encoded by the exons ATGGCAtccaaaaaggtgaaagcCCCCCAACCGGAAACGGCTATTGTTTCCGGCCCGCAGCCCAAGGAGGGAGAGTTGGTTTTCGGCGTCGCGCACATATTTGCCTCCTTCAATGACACCTTCATCCACGTCACTGATTTAAGTGGAAGGGAAACCCTCGTCAGGATTACAG GTGGCATGAAAGTCAAGGCCGACAGAGACGAGTCCAGCCCGTACGCAGCCATGATGGCAGCACAGGATGTGGCGGCTCGACTGAAAGAATTGGGAGTCTCCGCCATTCACATCAAGTTAAGAGCCTCAGGGGGTACGAAGTCGAAGACGCCCGGCCCAGGAGCGCAGTCAGCGCTAAG AGCTTTGGCCCGTTCCGGATTAAAGATAGGCAGAATAGAGGACGTGACTCCAATCCCCACCGATTCCACGAGGAAAAAGTccggaagaagaggaagacgttTGTAA